The following are encoded in a window of Qipengyuania soli genomic DNA:
- a CDS encoding polyprenyl synthetase family protein: MTADVVPLPRKEPEASIEPMLALTAPGMNQVNQVILDRMQSEVPLIPALAGHLISGGGKRLRPMLTLAGAEVVGYNGARHYKLAAAVEFIHTATLLHDDVVDGSDLRRGKAAANIIFGNPATVLVGDFLFSRAFELMVEDGSLKVLKILSSASAIIAEGEVDQLTAQRKIDTSEQRYLHIIRAKTAALFAAASRIAAVVAECSEEQEQALDEYGRNLGVAFQLVDDALDYDSNAATMGKDRGDDFREGKMTLPVILAYARGDEEERTFWKAAIAGHRTSDEDLDHAIRLIDRHNAVADTRARARHFAQRAIDALSIFPDSRARQAMTQAALFAVARGY; encoded by the coding sequence ATGACAGCCGACGTCGTACCCCTGCCGCGCAAGGAACCCGAAGCCTCGATCGAGCCCATGCTGGCTCTGACCGCTCCGGGCATGAACCAGGTCAACCAGGTCATCCTCGACCGGATGCAAAGCGAAGTGCCGCTGATACCGGCGCTGGCGGGCCATCTCATTTCGGGCGGCGGCAAGCGCCTGCGCCCTATGCTGACTCTCGCCGGGGCCGAGGTCGTCGGATATAACGGTGCCCGGCACTACAAGCTCGCCGCGGCGGTCGAGTTCATCCACACCGCAACCCTGCTGCATGACGATGTCGTCGATGGCAGCGACCTCAGGCGCGGGAAGGCAGCCGCCAACATCATCTTCGGCAATCCGGCGACCGTGCTGGTCGGAGATTTCCTGTTCAGCCGCGCCTTCGAATTGATGGTCGAGGACGGCAGCCTCAAGGTCCTCAAGATCCTTTCCAGCGCCAGCGCCATCATCGCGGAGGGCGAGGTCGACCAGCTGACCGCGCAGCGCAAGATCGACACGAGCGAGCAGCGCTACCTCCACATCATCCGCGCAAAGACCGCCGCGCTCTTCGCCGCCGCGAGCCGCATCGCGGCAGTGGTCGCCGAATGCAGCGAGGAGCAGGAGCAGGCGCTCGACGAATATGGCCGCAACCTCGGTGTAGCCTTCCAGCTGGTCGACGATGCGCTGGACTATGATTCCAACGCCGCCACCATGGGCAAGGACCGTGGCGACGACTTCCGCGAGGGCAAGATGACGCTGCCCGTCATCCTCGCCTACGCTCGCGGGGACGAGGAAGAGCGGACCTTCTGGAAAGCCGCCATCGCCGGGCACCGCACCAGCGACGAAGACCTCGACCATGCGATCAGGCTGATCGACCGGCACAATGCCGTGGCCGACACGCGCGCCCGTGCGCGCCACTTCGCCCAGCGCGCGATCGACGCGCTGTCGATCTTCCCCGACAGCAGGGCGCGGCAGGCGATGACGCAGGCCGCCCTCTTCGCCGTAGCCCGGGGTTACTGA
- a CDS encoding chorismate mutase: protein MNNAPAQDPVLASYRQSIDNIDAALIHILAERFRITQAVGEHKAKNALPPADPGREQSQIARLRRLAEESQLDPEFSEKFIRFIIDEVIRHHEQARQG, encoded by the coding sequence ATGAACAACGCGCCAGCCCAAGATCCGGTCCTCGCCAGCTATCGCCAGAGTATCGACAACATCGATGCCGCGCTGATCCACATTCTTGCGGAGCGCTTCCGGATCACCCAGGCCGTCGGCGAGCACAAGGCGAAGAATGCCCTCCCCCCCGCCGATCCGGGCAGGGAGCAGTCCCAGATTGCGCGACTGCGGCGGTTGGCAGAGGAAAGTCAGCTCGATCCCGAATTCAGCGAAAAGTTCATCCGCTTCATCATCGACGAGGTGATCCGCCACCACGAGCAGGCGCGGCAAGGATAA
- a CDS encoding response regulator transcription factor, producing the protein MRILIVEDEPTLGQQLKSTLEQTGYAVDLSTDGEDGHFMGSTEDYDAVILDLGLPEIDGLTVLGMWRKEGRSFPVLVLTARDSWSDKVAGLDAGADDYLAKPFQTEELIARLRALIRRASGNTSSELTAGDVRLDTRSGRVTLKGEPVKLTAQEYKLLSYLMHHKGKVVSRTELIEHIYDQDFDRDSNTIEVFVTRIRKKLGADVITTIRGLGYSLDDPADQPRA; encoded by the coding sequence ATGAGGATCCTGATCGTCGAGGACGAGCCCACGCTCGGCCAACAGCTTAAATCGACGCTGGAACAGACCGGTTACGCGGTGGACCTGTCCACCGATGGCGAAGACGGCCATTTCATGGGCAGCACGGAGGATTACGATGCCGTGATCCTCGACCTCGGCCTGCCTGAAATCGACGGGCTGACCGTCCTCGGTATGTGGCGCAAGGAAGGCCGCAGCTTCCCAGTCCTGGTGCTCACTGCACGCGACAGCTGGAGCGACAAGGTCGCAGGCCTCGATGCCGGGGCGGACGACTACCTTGCCAAGCCCTTCCAGACCGAGGAACTGATCGCCCGCCTGCGCGCGCTTATTCGTCGCGCTTCGGGCAATACTTCGAGCGAACTAACTGCGGGCGATGTCCGGCTGGATACGCGCTCGGGCCGCGTCACGCTCAAGGGTGAACCGGTCAAGCTGACGGCGCAGGAATACAAGCTGCTCAGCTACCTCATGCACCACAAGGGCAAGGTGGTCAGCCGTACAGAACTCATCGAACACATCTACGACCAGGATTTCGATCGCGATTCGAACACGATCGAGGTTTTCGTCACTCGCATCCGCAAGAAGCTGGGTGCGGATGTAATCACGACGATCCGTGGACTTGGATACAGCCTCGACGATCCCGCCGACCAGCCGCGCGCCTGA
- a CDS encoding sensor histidine kinase encodes MMAIAAVWIGVLLVGGGFLLDRTLTRMIESNFDDQLEYLLNSMIVVSEIGPDGEVYFNRPLGEPRFLEPNSGLYWQISGQGQEDTPSYSLEAKPSRSLWDTPLKLRENHFDTDPHFYDSNQFKDEPLRIVERSVILPDSETRWTFAVASAREELDYQTTRIHSILLWSFAALGLGLMAMAMLQSWYGLSPLRRVRAAIQSMRSKGSNRIEEPLPLEVEPLVEEINALLAHTEKQAEEARTHAGNLAHALKTPLTVLTNAATARDPQLADLVFRETKTMQRHVEHHLARARAVGRRASGHSYAEVWPSAESVLRAVTRIYEHTRFDLDGNKQAAVSIERQDLDEILGNLIENAAKYGGGSVFATIDAEPGSEQCVIWVEDDGTGIPEKERTRIFDRGARLDTGKPGTGLGLAIVRDVAEIYGGSVDLGESEDLGGLLVRLSLPRAG; translated from the coding sequence ATGATGGCGATCGCCGCCGTGTGGATAGGCGTGCTCCTCGTCGGTGGCGGCTTCCTTCTCGACCGCACGCTTACAAGGATGATCGAGAGCAATTTCGACGACCAACTCGAATACCTGCTCAATTCGATGATCGTGGTGTCGGAAATCGGCCCCGACGGCGAGGTGTATTTCAACCGCCCGCTCGGCGAGCCGCGCTTCCTCGAACCCAACAGCGGCCTCTACTGGCAAATTTCGGGTCAGGGACAGGAAGATACGCCGTCCTATTCGCTGGAGGCGAAACCTTCGCGCTCCTTGTGGGACACGCCATTGAAGCTGCGCGAAAACCACTTCGACACTGATCCGCACTTCTACGATTCCAACCAGTTCAAGGACGAGCCGCTGCGTATCGTCGAGCGCTCCGTCATCCTGCCTGACAGCGAAACCCGCTGGACCTTCGCCGTGGCATCCGCGCGCGAGGAACTCGATTACCAGACCACTCGCATTCATTCGATCCTGCTGTGGAGCTTCGCCGCGCTTGGCCTGGGCCTGATGGCCATGGCGATGTTGCAGAGTTGGTATGGCCTTTCGCCCTTGCGGCGCGTGCGTGCTGCGATCCAGTCGATGCGCAGCAAGGGCAGCAACCGCATTGAGGAGCCGCTACCGCTCGAAGTCGAGCCGCTGGTCGAGGAAATCAACGCGCTGCTCGCTCACACCGAGAAGCAGGCCGAGGAAGCGCGTACCCATGCCGGCAACCTTGCCCATGCGCTCAAGACCCCGCTGACGGTCCTAACCAATGCTGCGACCGCCCGCGATCCGCAGCTCGCCGACCTAGTTTTCCGCGAAACCAAGACGATGCAACGCCACGTCGAGCACCACCTTGCGCGGGCGCGGGCCGTGGGCCGAAGGGCATCGGGTCACAGCTACGCCGAGGTCTGGCCGAGCGCCGAGAGTGTCCTTCGCGCGGTGACCCGCATCTACGAGCACACGCGTTTCGATCTCGACGGCAACAAGCAGGCAGCCGTCAGCATCGAGCGGCAGGATCTCGATGAAATTCTCGGCAATCTGATCGAGAACGCTGCCAAGTACGGCGGTGGTAGCGTATTCGCGACGATCGATGCCGAACCCGGTTCGGAACAATGCGTGATCTGGGTTGAGGATGATGGAACCGGCATTCCGGAAAAGGAACGCACCCGCATCTTTGATCGCGGCGCGCGCCTCGACACGGGCAAGCCGGGTACGGGCCTCGGCCTCGCTATCGTGCGCGATGTTGCGGAAATCTATGGCGGTTCGGTCGATCTCGGCGAGAGCGAAGATCTTGGCGGATTGCTGGTGAGGCTCAGCCTGCCGCGGGCCGGCTGA